From Bacillota bacterium, a single genomic window includes:
- a CDS encoding HEPN domain-containing protein, whose translation MPSADDALRWLRQAERDLDDAHFVMTGKRYGLACFLSQQSAEKAVKAFLFACGAETVWGHSVAELCRDAAKLDASFRDMIPLGANLDKYYIPTRYPDSLPGGIPAEAFDVWDAEKAVKVTDSILTHVRSRMQGSRPAER comes from the coding sequence ATGCCAAGCGCCGATGATGCTCTTCGTTGGTTGCGACAAGCCGAACGCGATCTCGACGATGCCCATTTCGTCATGACGGGGAAGCGGTACGGACTCGCTTGTTTCCTGAGCCAGCAGTCCGCAGAGAAGGCAGTCAAGGCGTTCCTGTTCGCTTGCGGAGCAGAAACAGTCTGGGGCCATTCCGTGGCTGAGCTCTGTAGAGATGCTGCCAAGCTCGATGCATCGTTCAGAGACATGATTCCCCTTGGTGCCAATCTCGACAAGTACTACATCCCTACTCGGTACCCGGACAGTCTGCCAGGAGGCATTCCGGCAGAGGCGTTCGATGTTTGGGATGCGGAGAAGGCAGTCAAGGTAACCGACTCGATCCTCACACACGTTCGAAGCCGGATGCAGGGTTCCCGGCCAGCCGAGCGATGA
- a CDS encoding nucleotidyltransferase domain-containing protein: protein MGFRMPRAQERREMLDAALQQFLSALPATNVQRVIHFGSHARRSVRSSSDIDLIIIRPTDQPFVHRADDLVGLFPPGTPVDLLVYTPEEWAHLSAGRGFHRQALAEGDVVYDAKRR from the coding sequence ATGGGTTTTCGAATGCCGCGTGCACAGGAGAGACGGGAGATGCTGGATGCCGCTCTCCAGCAGTTCCTGAGCGCTCTCCCTGCCACCAATGTGCAGCGAGTGATTCACTTTGGGTCCCATGCCCGCCGCTCGGTGCGTTCCAGCAGCGATATCGATCTCATCATCATACGCCCGACAGACCAGCCATTCGTGCACCGGGCCGATGATCTTGTGGGGTTGTTCCCGCCGGGCACCCCCGTCGATCTTCTTGTCTACACGCCAGAAGAATGGGCTCATCTGAGTGCCGGCCGGGGCTTTCATAGGCAGGCCCTGGCAGAAGGGGATGTCGTCTACGATGCCAAGCGCCGATGA